The DNA sequence TGGCCAGTCAAGCCGTGACCAAGCAGCCTCTCACCTGCACTGGCACAAGCAAAAAACTTTTTgtagctgctcccaaggtgactgggtgcaaagggagcagcgaccGAGATTGGTCATTCTGAATTTGCACTAGAACAGTAGATCTAACATAAAAGATATGCACAGGATGTGTGTgtgctagggttgtcacccaagaggaaagtgGGCAGTCCACTGATATAGAGAGATGGTATACACTTTATGAAGTCTCTCTTGTTATAGAGAAGCAATGTGCATCGGGACAGGCATGGCATCTGTGATAACCTTTCAGTGTGGAATGCTAACTTGCCTATTAAAGTTAgaacaaatatattaaaacttttttattatattttacaaAACTTTCTCTTTCAATCATTATTGAAATATTAAGAATATAGCCCCTTGgcacacatatttaaaaatgaagcaatgttttttttaaaaaaaaacctccacattTACAAAAAGAACTGTAAATCCAACTGCTAGAATATAACGTTTTCCCTCCATTGAAAGTGCAAATGAAGACATCCATATGGATTACTCCAGACAGATAACATGAAAATTAAACAGACTGATCATCTCTTTGTGAATCATGCCTGCAAACTGCACGAGTTTGTACATCCTCATATTATATCTTTTTGTGTTTAAAGTTTATAATCACAGCAGAATGATTTCACAAATTCCTGTAGAAGAAcaggtgcttttgttatttgtaaGAAGACTGAACAATACACAAGTCAGATTCACCAAAAAACATATAATGAAGGCACAAAACCCCAGGTGCACCAGTGAATGGCTTCTTCATAACCCATCAAGCTCTCAGGGCAGATTCCCATCCACCACTTGCTGAAAAAATGTCTTCTGTAGGTGGTCTCACAACCCATGAAGATTCTAGCCTccttttcttccaggctagctTATCAGGAGGCAAATCATCACCTAGCTTGTCAAATTCATGAAGATGGAAACGAGTTGCCAGTTGGTTTACCATTCTTCTGAGGGCAAGGAATGCAGAAATGACCTGGAATGCAAGGAACATTATAAAGATGATGTTCACTGCTCGTTCCAGTGGTTGGATCTTCAAACCTTCATTTAAAAGCAGGAAAAGAATTAAGGGCAGTTGCAGAAGAATACTCAGAAGCCAAAAACCAGCCAGTTCAGGAACCtatgaaaggagaaaagaattATCAAAATACTACCTCCTGAAAACATTATAACTCAAAGGAAGAACACAATGGTATAGAAATTCTACTGATTAAATGTCCAAAATGCACTCTGAAAAATATAAATTTGGGGACTCAAAGATCTCAGTGGGCAGTGTCTCAGTGACACATTACAGTGACCCACTATTTGTTCTCTTTTGCAGATAAAGCCCTTGCCCTATTGTTACTGTTATGACTTTAAAGACAATCCAAGATGAATTGCCATTATCAGATTTTCAGGCAGATGCTTCAACTAGATGTCATTCTTTATACTGTTCCAATGACAGGGAGAAAGAAGTGAACATAAATAGAATGAGGCAGTATTAAGGGAATGGAGGGAATAGACACAAATTGCTCACTTTTCTCTTTCAATAGGAAGTATCACATCCCTCTGAACAGCAGTAGATGGGAAATGGTATTGATCCCATCTCATCTGTCTCACTTCATGTTGGCATCAAAGGGGCTTTGAGCTCAAGTAGCAAGTTTTTATCATGTAGCCCCCTTCAGAATAGGAAGGCAGTAATTACAGAAACAACAAAAGGTATGAATAGAGACCATGGTTTTGACAAGGGGAGAGACAAGAACACAATAGCTACAGTTCTACTGGGGAAGTATGCTAGTTACAAACTTGTACAAGACTCTGTGCTGTCTCAGAGGCTGCTTAAGTGCAATCCATAGTGCAAAAACACAAACAGCACCCTCTATTATTTTTTACCTCCTGGGGAAGGTGAGAGGAGAGAGCTACCATATGTATACTGGATCCTTACCCCTTCCTGGCTCCTGCAAGCAGTTACAGAGGGACTGGCTGAATGGTTAAGGGTGAGTGTCTCACTGCAACAAACAGAGTTTCCAGCTTGCCCAAAAGAGCCTGTGATGAAGCCATtacaatatatgtatatatcccTAAATCCCACTATCCTCAAAAACTATATGCTAGCCTCAAACGTTCCTTTTCCAAGCAAAATCCTACAACGTGTGGTGCCTTACCAGCTCCAGATattcctggatgaaacagattaattAGATTCATTTTAATCTGGCTCCAGGCCTAattatgaaatggaaaaaaacttTGATCACCTTGATTGATGACCTATTCAAGGAAATGgacaagggagtgtgttcctacTGGTTCAGCTGGACCGGCAGCA is a window from the Sceloporus undulatus isolate JIND9_A2432 ecotype Alabama chromosome 1, SceUnd_v1.1, whole genome shotgun sequence genome containing:
- the TMEM17 gene encoding transmembrane protein 17, which gives rise to MALPEPVRRRLSSFSRTVFVDSSSTRPEGGGPNVPDNEIVSSLPLQMSLYFNLCFFPFWWVSNVLMFQLKYPVLPDYYKFILVTIFILSSLIEMIRLYLGYMGNLQEKVPELAGFWLLSILLQLPLILFLLLNEGLKIQPLERAVNIIFIMFLAFQVISAFLALRRMVNQLATRFHLHEFDKLGDDLPPDKLAWKKRRLESSWVVRPPTEDIFSASGGWESALRA